ACCGTCAACCGCCTTCTTGCCGCAGACATTCGGTCCCCGGCAACGAGCACTGCTTCCCGGGGATTCCGTCCCCGGCGATGGGACCGCGTATCCGCCGATCGGAACCGCGCCGGTTTACACCCCAAACGTTCGTGTCGCCGATTTGGTGATCAATGGCTTTCCAGCTCGAACCGGTCGAATCATGCTCGGCGGTGCCGTCAACAGTGACGCGGGCGTGACAGGACAAATCACCGTTGACGAACGCAACTTTGACATCACGCGTTGGCCACGATCATTCCAAGATCTGTTCAGCGGAACTGCGTTTCGCGGAGCCGGCCAAACGTTCCGTCTTGAGGCTGCACCCGGTAGTGACTTCGATCGATACAGCGTTCAGTTTGCTGACCCAAACTTATTTGGCTACATGCCGATCAGTTTTTCAGCAAGCGGATTTTTGTACGACCGGCGTTTTGATGACTGGGACGAAGAACGGTTGGGAGGCAGGCTTTCGCTCGGCTATCGGATCACGCCTGACTTGTCACTGGCCGTTGGCGTCGGTGGACAGAACGTCGAAATCGGTCGCTTGCGATTGCCAGGCGTTTCGCCCGAACTTGACAGCTTGGTCGGAGACAACGAACTGTATACCGGCAGCATTACGCTGACGCACAATACTCGTGACAATCCCATCCAACCCAGCGAAGGGCACTACTTTGAGTTCAAATTCGAAGAGGCCTTCGGAGACTTCGACTACGCACGATTCGAGCTAGAATATCGGACTTACTGGCTGCTCGCTCAGCGTGCCGACGGCAGCGGCAAACAAACGATCTCGTACAGCACCCAGTTCGGCTACAGCGGCGACGAAACGCCAATCTTTGAAAACTTCTTCGCCGGTGGTTACGCCACCCTGCGTGGATTCGATTTCCGCGGTGCCGGCCCAGTCGTCGGTGGGGCGAATGGTGTCCGGGTCGGGGGGCAGTTCCAATGGCTAAACTCTGTGGAGTATATGTTCCCCATAACAGCAGATGACGCGTTCCGAGGCGTCGTTTTCTGTGATTTTGGGACGGTTGAGGAGAGTGTGAAGCTGGATTCTGATACATTTCGAGTCGCCCCTGGTGTCGGATTTCGCGTTGCGATCCCCGCCTTGGGCCCCGCACCTCTCGCGTTTGACTTCGCATTCCCAGTCAACAAGGGCGAATTCGACGACGAGCGGATGTTCAGCTTTTACATGAGCCTCATCAAATAGTCTGAACGCAATCACCCTGCACTCATCATCCTGCGTCTGAAGTACATGTCCTCCGTTCCGTGGTCCGAACAGATCCAGCAGCGGTACCGTTGTGTGCTTGCGGGGGACATCTGCGAATGGTTCGATCAAGAGATTTGGAAGCATGCCGACGACGGCTGCGGCCAACGCTTCCTGCACGCGGTACCGCCACAGGAATTGCTTGACGACACGCCACAAGCGATCTGGCCGGCGCTAATGCCCTGCGACTTTCTCCCAATCATCTCGAACGGCTTAGGCGACTACCTCTGCCTTCGATTTGGGAGCGACAATCGCTCTCGGGAATTCGTGCATTGGTATCACGGCGGCGGCGACTGGATCCCCTGGGGAGACTCGTTAACAGAAGCCTTGTTCTTTGATTCGGTTCGGCAAAACCTTCCCGGCGGACAACGCGACCACGCGCTTGCCGCGGCGTTTGAACCCGCCGTTCTCTCAGACAATGTGCACCCGGTGGACCGCTGGGTAAGACAGCGCATTTCCGATCGTGAAGGGGCCGAGATCGAATCGGACGACGGTAGGACGCTCGCCGATATGATGCTGAGTGGTGGACTTTCGGAGATCGCGGTTCGCTGCCAGCTTTGCATCGATGCGATCGAAAATCCGCTGCTCCATGAACTGGACGACGCAAATTGGAGGATGATCGATCCTCAAATCCGTCAACGCTACCTGTTCGATTGCGATCTGCTTCCCGACGACGTTGTCGGTTCGATCTCTGTCAAAGCGACGGAACTTGCGGCCGTCCAGGACTGGCCTGCGGTCGCTAGCCATTGTGAATCGATTGCCGAGCGACGCAGTGACTTGGCATGGGTCTGGGATCTTTGGGGATACAGCCTTGAACGATCTGGGAATGCCGAACACGCGATCGAGTGCTACCGAAAAAGCTTGCTTTGCTCAATCTTCACCGATCAAACCGTTCGGATCCGGACGCACGCCTTTGTTAACGAAGGCCAAAAGTTCTCCGCATCGCGACTATTGCAGCTGGGATACAAAGGCGAAGGCGACCTGGAAGCAAACTACCTCACGTGCCTTGCCGAATCATCACCCGATGTTAGACGCAAACGCGTTCGCGAGCTATTCGAACGGCTGGCGAGCACAGCGGAGCCTCCAGTGGCTTACGATGCCTGGATGAAAGCCGGATGGGACCTCGGCGCCGAACCAATGTCGGCATACGGCAAAGTGCTCGATCGGGTAGCCGAATCCGCCGCGGCGGCAGGATACCAAGCGCTAGCCGAGATGGCAAAGACGCACCGAGCTTGCTTCGAAGGTCGCTACGGCCTCTAAGGAGTTATCCATCAGCCGCAACGCGATCGCGTGCGGTTACCTGGATCACCACTTGCAGACACCCAACTGCGAGCTAGCGCTCAGCGGCTGGTTTAACGCATCAGCCGCAACGCGATCGCGTGCGGTTATTTGAATGGCCACTCGCAGACACTCAACCGCGAGCTGGCGTTCAGCAGCTGATTTTGCTTAACCGGCCATTCGCGAAATGCGATTACCTGGCTGAGCAATCTCGGACGCGTTGGGCTGATAGCGATACTGCATCAGATAGGCGTCTTCGACGGTGTCGTCATAAAAATCACGGAGCACACTGATGGCGCGAAAACCGAGCGACTTGAAAAACAGCTGGGCATCGAGGTTGGTTTCGCGAACTTCCAACATGATGCGGTTGCGACGCTCATGCGAAAGCTTGCCAAACAACTTGCTGCACATGGAGTTTCCGACACCGTCACGTCGGTGATCGGGGTGAACCGCGAAATTCAGAATGTGCAGTCGATTCTTATGCAGTTCATAGATCATGAACCCGACGATCTCGTCATCCTTTTCTGCCACCATGCCTATGCAATTTCGTTGGCGGAGGCAACGGATAAAGTCATCTTCGTTCCATGCGAATTCGAAGCATGCTTTTTCAATACCGAGAACTGAAGGCATATCGCGGCGAATCATCCAGCGAATATGTACGCAGACCGGGGTCTCTTTGGCTTGTTTCACTTCTGGTCTCCTTTCCAGCGAGACGATTAACCCGGCCAGCGCGTCCAATGAACGCCGGGGAAATCGAATTTAATCCGTCAACCAAACCAGCAAATCGTCCCGTTCATCGTGCCGTTTGCCGTTTCGTCGAAAAATAGCAGACGGGCTTAGGCGAACCAATACGGATTAGGGGGAGTTTCGCGGTTGACCGAGATCAGTCGTCTTCGTTGGAAATTCAGTCGCAGACTGCGGTCATTTCCGCGACACCGGCGGAGCACTTGTACCGGGTCACATGGAGAGATCACATTCCGCTCAATTGGGGCAACTGGTATTCAAGCGTCCTGTCGATGCCCCGCCAAGTTTCAATCGTAGCAAAAGCAGCAAAATTTCTTACGAAGTCAGCGTAGCTTGCCAAAGCCCTAAAGCCGGGTTCTGAATGTAATAGAATTCGCTGCCATCGACATCTTTGTGCCAACCGTCGGTTAGACCTGCGGTGTTGTAGCGAGCCATTAACGCGTTGATGTCACCGGGGGTGTAGCCGACCGACCGAATCTCTTCTGCGGACAGTTTTCCAGCCGCATAAACGACCTCAAAACGATTTTCCGGCGATCCATGAACGAGGTGGGCGGCAGCCGATGGGTTGGCCGCTAAATCCTCGTGTTGCTTGACCAATTCGACGATTTCGCTTTTGGTGCGATAGCCGTAGCGCCGGATCAGGCGATCGATTTCGCCATCTTCGCCAAATTCTTCGACGGCCGGCCCAAGGATTGTCAATCGGCCACCGTCGGCGATCGCCAATCGCGTCCGGTAAATCGCCTTGTTGCCCAACCATGTGCTTTTAAACTCGCTGGGATCGAGATAGGCGACGACGTGTTGCGGTGGTTTTTCCAGGTGCGTGATGTTGACTTCATGGGCCAACTCGGCGGCCTTGAAAAACGTTTCGTGATCATCGCCGATATACAGGCCACGCGTATGTAACGCACCATCCGGCATTTGCTGAATCACGGTCAGGGCGTAAAGCAGTGGCAAATCGCCACAGAACTGATCTTGGGCATAGTTAAGAATCTGGCGTAGCGGAGTATTGGCGCGGCCCAACGTCTGCTCGATTCCATAAACGGCGCTTAGATAGTGACTTTCGTTGATTCCTTCGGCGCCGCCGGTGCCGACGAAAATGTTCTTGTTGTAGTTTGCCATCCCGATGACTTCGTGCGGGACGACTTGACCGATCGAAAACAGCAGGTCGTGACCGCCGTCGCGAAGCAACTTGTTGACCTGCGCTTTCCAAGGTCGATTGTAAAGCCCGTCCGTGACTTTCGAGACGTATTCTGCGGGGACCGTTCCGAGTGTGACCACGTCGTCACGCCAACGGTGAGGGCGAAACAGGTCCAGTGGAACGCCGGGAAACATGTGTTCGAGTTGCTGTGGCTTCATCGGGCTATGTGTGCCTAGCGCCGGCATGATATCCGCCACCGCATCACCGAGCATCTCGTAGCACAACGAGGTGATTTCGCCGGCGCGGCTGAATAGACGTGTATGGTCAGGCGGCAGTAGCAATGCCTTCTTAGGCTTGCCTAGCTTTTGAAATGTTTCCGCAAGCGCCTGTCGGAGATCGTCACTGGAAAGAGACGTGGTTGAACTTCCGGTTTCAAAGTAGATGGTCATGGCAAGGCGATCGGGAGCGGCGTGAACAAGCAACGTGGCGTAACAACCAAGAGAATAGGACAGCGACGATGCCCAATCCAGTGGTCGGGCTGACGGGCCGACAACGCCAATTGCCCCCAGGTCGATCAGTCTTAGTTCGATCACCCCGGGCCAGAACTCGATTGACTCGGTCTCGCTGAGTTTGTTACCGGAGGGTCAAAATCTTGTTGGAGAACACTTGTTGACGCCCGGTGAACGTGACCGAGATGAAATTGTCTATTCGTATGATTGCTGCTTTGGGTGCGTTTGGGATTGGCTTGGTAACCGCCATTCCAACGCACGCTCAGTCAGGTGAAACGCCGCTTTGGCAACTGGGAATTTCAACCTTCGGTAAAAAAACCGACCCGTCGGCTGGACCGCCCACACCGATCGCTCCGCCACAAATTCCAGGCGTTTCGCAAGCAAACGCCGACGCCTCGACCGATCCGACCGCCGGCGTAACGCAAGCCGCCGGACCGGCGACGGCTCCGTCAATGGAAATCGCGACGACCAGCGGCACCTGGACGCATCCAGAAGGCGCCACGCCGAATTACGAATCACACGCTTACGAATCGTTACCACTGCCGAACACGGCAATGGACCTGCCGATCGCCCCGCCACAAAATGTGCCTCCGGGAGCACTGCCTCCGGGAGCACTGCCACTTGTCGATGGTCCAGGCGTTGACTCGGCATCACTACCGATCGGCAGCGCGATCGCGAACGGCGAATCTGCCGAAACAGTGCCGCTAGCCGAAGACACGACGGCGTGGTACCAGATCCCATGGGGATGGATTAGCACCGGCTGGGACAACCATGCCGAGTTCGGACTCGATGGCAGCAGCGGAAACGCGAGGACGCTGGCGTTGCAAACCGGATTGGAGATGAAACGGAAGACGGATCGCTACACACTCGCATTGGACTTTGACTACCGCAAAGCGACCAATCGCGGCGTGACGACCGAAGACAACGGGCGCTACAACCTGGACTACGACCGAATGTTCGATGATTCGCGCTGGTCGGCGTTTGGAAAATTCGGCGCCGAATGGGACCAGTTCAAAGCGTTCGATCTTCGCCTGAACCTTAACGGTGGTATGGGCTATTACTTTGTGCGGACCGACGACGCGACCTTCGTTACACGATTGGGTGCTGGTGCGTCCCAGGAGATCGGTGCGGCGGATGATGATTGGAAGCCTGAAGCGGTTTTCGGCACCGAAGCGGAGTACCAACTCAATCGCTACAACAAACTTAAGGGCAAACTCGAGTACTTCCCAGCCTGGGAGGACTTTTCCGACTACCGATTGGTCGCCGATGCCGCCTGGGAGATCTTGCTCGACGACGCTGAGAACTTGTCGCTCAAGCTGGCGGTTACCGATCGCTATGACAGCACTCCGCAAGGTGCGAAACCGAACGACGTTTATTACTCGATGCTGCTATTGATCAAGTTCTAGACGCGGTCTCAGAAAACGCTGTCCCAAGGGCGTTCTCCGCAAGTAGTCAAACAGAAACCGTCGCCAACGCGATTCGGTTAATCCGGAACCTTGCGCGTCGCATGACGCGCAAGGTTGCCGTGCCATGACATCGTTAGGTCAGCTTGGTTTGCCCCGGCACGGCAAAGCTTGGCTCGGGCAAATCATTGTCAAAGCTTAGCGACTCGGGGAACAAATCCAATTCGGATTCCTCGGTGGCAAACTTCCAATCGACCTTCTGGCCGGTGTAAGCTGCCATACGACCGAGGACGGCTGTCATTGAACTGTCGGCGGTTTGCTTCAATTCGACAATCGGTTCGCCGGCACGGATCGAGTCAACCAGATCTTTGTGCTCTTGTTTGTAGGCAGCCTGGATATTGCCTTTCATCGACCACACTTCGTTGCCGTCCTTGTCGTAGATCATCGCACCGCCGTTGCTACCAAGGATCGTCGCGGTCCCGTTGGAACCATAGATCCGGTTGCCAACTTCGGACTGCGTTCCGCGAATTTGGCGACACTTAAAGGACACCTGTCGGTCACCTGGGTAGGTGAAATCGACCGACATGTTGTCCCACATCTCGCTATCGTCGGGGCGGGTGAATCGACCGCCGCCGGCGTATGCCTGTTCAGGCGGACCGCCCATGACCCAGTTCATCACGTCAACGTTGTGAACGGCTTGCTCGGCGATTTGGTCCCCTGACAACCAGATGAAGTGCATCCAGTTGTAGACTTGGTATTGCGTGTCGGTCATGCCTTCCTTTCTGGCGCGGTACCAAATCCCCGTGCTGCAGTAACGGGCGGTCATGTTGATGATGTCACCGATCGCCCCTTCGTGAATTTTTTGAATCGCTTCCATGTAATTGACTTGGCGACGATACTGCGTCCCGGTCACGATCGCGGTCCCGGACTGCTTGGCCAATTCGTGTGCGACCAAGCAGGTTCTGTAGCCGGCGGGATCGACGCAAGATGGCTTTTCGGCGAAGACGTGCTTGCCCGCTTGTACCGCTTCTAAAACATATTTGGGGCGGAAACCCGGAGGGGTCGTCATCAGCACCAAATCAATTTCGGGGTCGTCAAGGATTCGCTTGTATGCGTCAAGCCCGACGAAATTCTTGCCGGCGTCGACGGCGATTTTGTCCCCGTACGTTTTCTTCAGTCGTGGCAGAATGCCCTCGTGTTTGGCCGGGTCAACATCAGCCGTCGCGACCAGTTGAACGTTGTCGTTGATCGTTAAGTTGTCATTGAGGGCGCCGCTTCCGCGGCCGCCCAAACCAACGATCCCGATTCGTACGAGTTCGCTGTTCGCTGCAGCAGCTTCTGCGGAGTGAACGGCGGGGACGTGCAGGGCACTCGCGCCGATTCCGGAAGCAACCGCCGAACCTTTCACCAGAAAGTCACGTCGATTGGACTTGTCCGAAGTGTTTGGCGCGTCGGTGTCAGAAGCTTCAATACGTTCTTGCATCACGAAAAATTTCCTAAGCGGTGAAACGGCGGGGAATTGATTTGCCAGTACAAAACGGCAATTTCAAAACGGGTAACGGAGGGGAGGAACGCGCATTCTAGTCACAGATGCTGCGGCTGTGTATGAAGTCAATCGCTGGTGACCGGCGACGATCCCCCCGCGGCCGAATCATTTTCTCAGGACGCCACCGATCCGCCACATTCCGCCCCGACCTACCAAGCCAGACCCCATTTGCCCCTTCGTGACATGGGCGATAAACCTGATAAACTTTGGAAATGACAGAACAACAACCTTCCCCAACACCCGATCCGATGGCGTCGCCATCGCGTTCGATCCGCCCTCGTGGTACTGAAGAAAGCCGCAAGTTGGCCGCAACGGCGGCGACAGTAGCGATCGACAACAAGGCCCAAGACGTCACCGTCCTGGATGTCTGCGGACAGTCTGCCGAATTTGACCTGTTCGTGATCGCGACCGGGCAAAGCCGTCGACAGCTACACGCAATCAGCGAGCAAATTGACGACGCTCTTGAAAAAGGGCTGGGCGAAAAACGCTACGGAATCGAAGGCTACGACGAGAGCCATTGGATCGTATTGGATTACGGCAGTGTCGTGATTCACCTCTTCGACGAGGAAACTCGCGAATTTTATGACCTCGAGTCGCTGTGGGCCGATGGAACCCCAATCCCGTTGGCTGACCTTGGGGTCACAACGCAGCCATAGTGATTGGAAACCTTGCCGTCTAGTCGCGTTGCCCTGCAAGAAGATGAAGCCGCGATCTGGCAGGTTGCCGACTCATCCTGTTTCTTCGATCACTTGATGAAGCTGACGAGCGGTGCGTCGTCAGCCTTTGAAATTAGGATTAGCCGCATGGCGTTAGCCACGGATTCGGTGCGATAACCGAGGCGAACGCCCGTCGGCTGATGGGCCGAACCCGAACAATTGGTCTAGACAGAGCACTCGCCGATGCCGACTTGTCATCATAGCCCAGGGGATAAGTCTTCAGCGGTCCGCTTGCGTTCAACGTCGCCTTTGCAGATACGGTATTCGCCGGAGCAGCCTTGGCGGCACCGCAGGTCGTCCAATCAATCGCCACCACTGGGCTGAGAAAGTTTTCTTTAACTCACTTTCAGCCGAATTCCTTTCGCTTCAACGTCAATCACTCCGTCATCACATGCATTTTCCCATGTTCCACTGGCGGCTGATTCTTCATTTCGGACGCGACCGACGCTTCGGTCGCGCATGGTTTCTTGACGCCATGGTTTCTTAAAGAACGATGCACATTCCTCATTTGCTTTCTGAGCGTTTCGCAGACGCTATTACACGCAGCCCCTTCGCCGACCAAGTCAGCGACATCCCAAGATTCGCAGGAATGATCCGAATCGCGGGCAACCCGAAGTTCGGCGATTACCAAGCGAACTTTGCGATGCCGATCAGTAAGATGGTCGGCGACACCAACCCGCGCGAGGTTGCTCAACAAGTTGTCGACCTCGTCAAGCTAGATGACGTTTGCGATCCCCCGGAAGTCGCCGGGCCAGGCTTCATTAATCTTAAGCTTAAAGATCAGTTCATTACTGAAAAACTGGTCGCGATGCTGGACGATGATCGATGCTTAGTCCCCAAAACCGATCAGCCCAAAAAGATCCTGATCGATTACTCGTCGCCCAATGTTGCCAAACCAATGCACGTGGGACACATCCGTACCACGGTCATCGGACATTGCTTGGCGCAAACACTGTCATTCCTCGGCCATGATGTGGTGACCGACAACCACCTCGGTGATTGGGGAACACAGTTTGGCATGATCATCTATGGCTACAAGCATTTCGGTGATGCCGAAACTGTGGCTGCCGACCCGGTACCTGAATTGGCAAAGCTGTACCGATTGGTTCATCAATTGATGTCCTACCACAAAGCAGTCAACTCAATCCCAAAGCTACAAACGCAGATCGAGGATCTAGGCGTCCAGCAAGCCGATGCTCGACAAGAGGCGGAGAACGCCGAAGGCAAAGAAGCGAAAAAGAAACGAAAATTGGCGGACTCGATCGCCAAGAAAATCGCTGCCTGCCGTGAGAACCTCAAAAAAGCGGAAACTACGATCGGTGAAATCAACGCCGACAGCGAGATGAAACAACTCGCCGCCGAGCACGCCGAAATTGCGACGGCAGTGCTCGAAGAAACCTCCAAGCTTCATGCCGGTGACGCGGAGAACAAACGGCTCTGGGAACAGTTTTTGCCATATTGCAAAGACGAAATCAATCGTGTCTATCGCCGACTCAATGTCACCTTTGACCATACCTTGGGTGAATCCTTTTATCACGACATGCTGCGTGATACCGTCGACGGATTAGTAGAACGCGGTTTAGCCAAGGAAAGCGACGGCGCGATCTGTGTTTTTCTTGATCAGTTCGAAGCACCGATGATCATCCAAAAACGCGACGGTGCATTTCTGTATGCGACGACCGATCTCGCCACGCTCAAATACCGCGAAGCGGAATTCTCCCCCGACGAAATCCTATATGTCGTCGATGCCCGCCAGGGAGAACACTTTGACAAGCTATTCGCCGTCGCCGAACTAACGAAACTCACATCCGCAAAACTGGTACACGTCAGTTTTGGCACCGTTCTCGGTGAAGATGGCAAACCAATTAAAACGCGCAGCGGAACCCTCATCGGACTGGAAAGCTTACTCGATGATGCCGTCGACGCGGCATTCCAAGTCGTTTGCGATCCCGACCGGTTGGTCAGCTTGGATCCCCCAATGGACGACGAAGAAAAACGCCGGGTCTCGGAAACGATTGGAATCGGCGCGATCAAGTATGCTGACTTATCGCATCACCGAACCAGCGATTATCAATTCAAGCTTTCGAAAATGGTTGCGCTCTCCGGGAATACAGCAACCTACGCTCAATACAATTACGCGCGAACACCCAGTATCCTGCAGCGTAACGGTGTCACTGAATCGGAGGTTCACAAGCGTGTTGCCGAATCGGGTTTTGAGTTCACACATCCCGCAGAACGTGACCTCGCCCTCACAATGCTACGCTTCGAAGAGGCGTTAATGAGCGTCTATGATGACTACGCGCCCAACCATTTGGTTGACTACGTCTATGGCGTTGCAGAATCGTTTGCCAAGTTCAATGTTCAGTGCCATGTACTGCGTGCTGAGACACCCGAGATTCAAACCACACGACTGGGCCTTGTAATGCTGACCGGTCGAATCCTGGAAAAAGGTTTAGGCCTACTCGGAATCAATGTCGTCGAACGTATGTAAATGACATTAGTTCGACCGGATCGACTGCGGAATAAGACTGAACCTCACCAAGGGAATTCATAGTCAAGTCGGCTCGATCTCATGCACGACTTTGCAACATCACTCAACGCGCCGTTGAGTGTCAGTCTCATCAAAGGCGATCACTGCATGACTATGTGGCGAAAACATGTCTTAGCATCATGTTTTTCGGGGGGGGGCTTGACGTTGCTGATTGACACTTTAGCGACATGCTCTATTTTTACGGCGGCGTTTAGATGCTAGTCGATTATAGAAGCGGGCATTGAGAGATCCTCATGATCTGCTCGCTTCAAGGATTTCGACAGATCGATACTGAACATTAGATGAAGGGGCAACCACACGGTGGGTCACCGCGTGGTTCTTTAGGCTCGGTTCGATTGTTGGTAATCGACGAGAGCATCTCGTATTTAGAAAGATTCCTTCCAATGTGTTTCTGATGCCTGAAATGGATGAGGGTCATCAACGAAACAGCAGGCAAGTAAAGATGGCCAAAAAAAGCAGCGGACCAAACAAGTCACTCGAGATCCGAAACTACCTTGGCAAGAACCCTAATGCCAAGCCCCGCGAGATCGTCGACGCAATGAAGGCAAAAGGTATCGAGGTTTCGGCCCAATTTGTCAGTACCGTCAAATCGACCAGCAAGAAAACCGGATCGGCTCCACGCAAGCCAGGTCGCCCGGCCGGGACGACGAAAGCGGCTACCGCGACGCGTCGACCAGCCGCATCCTCCACCGGAGACAAGATCTCCGTCGACTCATTGATTCGCCTGAAAGCGGTCGTTGAAGAACTCGGAATCGAGGAAACCCGAGTCGCACTTAGCACGCTGGAAAAGCTGAGCAAGTAGTTGCTCCACCAGTAGCGATCGCTCGTCTGCCGATGGGACCACCATCGGCCGGCAGGCACGGAATAATCGTGGCGGTGCGTCGTGCTCGACGCGATCGTTTCGCCCCGATCTCCCTCGCGGGGCCCCTCCCCCGACAGAATTTCGCCCCAGCGAAACCTGGTACTAGGTTTCCATCTGCAGGGGCTGACTCGCCCACAAAACCCGCGCCCAGATCCAAACGATTGCGGGTTTGCCTAGCCGTCGCCGAATAATTGGCAGGGTGTTGCTGGTTTTTTCTTTCGGAAGAGAAAGCAACAGGACGAGTTTTCGGAGGTTGGTGTAAACTAAGGCTTGAATTTACACCCCTCCCACGCGCCGCAAGATTCTGCTTCGGACCTATGCAAATTCAGTCTCCAGAGGACTTCGCCCGCCGAATTGTCGATCTAGGACTCGCCGAACGACGGCTCGTCGAAAGCGCGATGGGTGAACTTGGCGGATCCGAATTTACACTCGACGCTGTCGTCAATCAGATGCAGCGACGCGGTTTGGTGACCACGCTGCAAACAGAGAAGATTCTTCGTGGTGACCGCATCGGATACTTCTATGGCGAATACAAAGTCCTGTACCTGATCGGTGCCGGTACGTTCGCCCGTGTCTACCGAGCAAGTAAAGGCGACAAGGTTTTCGCAGTCAAAGTGTTGCGGAAACGGTTCCGCGATGAACCGAAGGAAATGGAGCAGTTTCTGCGTGAAGGCCAAATG
This genomic window from Roseiconus lacunae contains:
- the argS gene encoding arginine--tRNA ligase, giving the protein MHIPHLLSERFADAITRSPFADQVSDIPRFAGMIRIAGNPKFGDYQANFAMPISKMVGDTNPREVAQQVVDLVKLDDVCDPPEVAGPGFINLKLKDQFITEKLVAMLDDDRCLVPKTDQPKKILIDYSSPNVAKPMHVGHIRTTVIGHCLAQTLSFLGHDVVTDNHLGDWGTQFGMIIYGYKHFGDAETVAADPVPELAKLYRLVHQLMSYHKAVNSIPKLQTQIEDLGVQQADARQEAENAEGKEAKKKRKLADSIAKKIAACRENLKKAETTIGEINADSEMKQLAAEHAEIATAVLEETSKLHAGDAENKRLWEQFLPYCKDEINRVYRRLNVTFDHTLGESFYHDMLRDTVDGLVERGLAKESDGAICVFLDQFEAPMIIQKRDGAFLYATTDLATLKYREAEFSPDEILYVVDARQGEHFDKLFAVAELTKLTSAKLVHVSFGTVLGEDGKPIKTRSGTLIGLESLLDDAVDAAFQVVCDPDRLVSLDPPMDDEEKRRVSETIGIGAIKYADLSHHRTSDYQFKLSKMVALSGNTATYAQYNYARTPSILQRNGVTESEVHKRVAESGFEFTHPAERDLALTMLRFEEALMSVYDDYAPNHLVDYVYGVAESFAKFNVQCHVLRAETPEIQTTRLGLVMLTGRILEKGLGLLGINVVERM